The Chloracidobacterium sp. sequence CGCCCGTGAAACGGCTCTAGAGCAACTTCCGCCTAAGCGGATAATGGCCGGTGTGAATCGCCCAAAAGGTAGCGGCTCAATCGCTACGTTGTCTTGGAAAGCGCGCCCTAGTCTTCTCCTTGCGCCTTCGTATAACCCGCCTCGCCGTTAAACTCTTGCAGTTTCTCGATGTGCATCCAGCGGTATTGCGCGCCGATGCGTTGTACCAACTCAAGAATCTGCGCGTCCGTTACATCGCTCGCCGCGTCGCGCCCAATGAAGCGGCAACGGTAATGATCCACGCAGTCCGTCATCGCGCCAACCGACGGATAGACCTTTGTCCCCCGATTAGAGATCATCTTGAGCTTGAGCGCTGTTCCTTCCGCCAATGCCTCCAACGCCGGACCCAGTTGCTCCGGCAACTGCCCGGTCTCGACAAAAAGATCCGCGCCGACGGTACGCCGAACTTCCACCTTTACTACATCCGGCGTAGACGGAAATACCGGCATCTGAAGCGGTTTGTAATCACGCACACGCCAGTTCTCCGACTTTTTGCCGAGGTTGGCGATGATGGCGTCGGTGAAGGCGCGCGTCCCGACGGCTTTTTCATCCCCGACGACATCACGGGTCAGGATGCCCTGCTCAAGCGTGACAAGCAGCGCGTGTTCGATTTTAGCGGCGGCTTCAAACTCACCCAGATGCCGCAGCATCATCACGCCCGACAGCAGCACCGCCGTCGGATTGATGACATCCTTGCCGGCGTACTTCGGCGCTGAGCCGTGGACGGCCTCGAAAATCGCCACTTCACTGCCGATGTTCGCCGACGGCGCAAAGCCCAAGCCGCCGATGAGTCCTGACGTGAGATCGCTGATGATGTCCCCGTTCATGTTCGTGGTGACGATGACATCAAACTGCTCGGGCCGTTTCACAAGCTGATGCGCGCAGTTGTCAATGATGATATGGTTGGCTTCAATGTCGGGGTATTCCGGCGCAATGGCCTCGAAGGTGCGTTTGAGCATGCCTTCGGTCTGCTTCATGATGTTGGACTTTGTGGCGCAGTGTACTCTCGTTCGCCCTTCTGAACGGGCCAATTCAAACGCCAACCGAACAACCTTCTCACAGCCCTTGCGCGAAATCAGCTTCAAACACTGCGCCACGCCCGGCGTCTGCATGTGCTCGATGCCAGCGTAGAGGTCCTCAACGTTTTCACGCACAACGACCAGATCAAGCCGCCGACCGGTGAAGGGCGTAACGACGCCCGGCATTTCACGCACCGGGCGAATATTCCCGTAAGTCTCAAACAACTTCCGCAAGGTGACGTTAGCGCTCTTCTCACCGAAGCCGACCGGCGTTTCCAGCGGCCCTTTGAGCACGACGCGCGTTTTCGTAATGGATTCAATCGTTTCAGGCAGAACACCCGACGGCACGCCCTGCTGAAAAACACTCGCTCCGGCGGCGCGTTCTTCCCAGGCCACCGCCGCGCCGGCCGCCTCAATAATGCGCCGTGTCGCCGCAATGCACTCCGGTCCGATGCCGTCCCCCGGAATGAGCGTCACCAGTTTTTTGCCGTCCTCCGTGATATGAAACTTCATGGCGTTGATGACCTCAAAGGAAAATGTACGAAAGCGTACGAATATGGCGCGAGTCTAGTGTGCTTCATGAGAACGGTCAAGGAAGTGCGACGGCGCGCCGACCTGTAGGCAGCCTGTCGCTGGTCTGATGCCAAGGGACATACTGCCGCTTGTGTGGAGAGCGTAGGAGTTTGGCGCGCTTACTGAAATGAAACAGAAGCCGCCGAACAACTCTTTTGATATGCTCGTTCGCTGAATCGAGGAGGTTGTCCGAGGTCGCTGTGGAAAGTATCGCGCGGTTGATTCCCGATGTGATCAAGTTCGCCGATGGGCAGGCGGATGTTGTTTCCGCCGCCTGCTGCGCCGCGTGGGGATTGGCTGTTGGTGACGCAACGCTCAAGGTCAGTCGAGCGATAACGCTGACCGACCGAACCCTCACCGTGGCAGTGCAGGACGCCCGCTGGAAACGCCAACTGGAGGCGCTTGCCCCCCAGATCCTCTTCCGCCTCAACAGCATCTTGCGGCAGCCGCTGGTGACGCGAATTCACCTTGTCGTGGATCGGCGGTTTGTCGCCCGTACGCCGTCGCGTGCGGCGTCACCACTGCCGGCGGCGATGCGCCCTGAACTGCTCCCTGAAGAGATTGTCGCCGGCGCACAAGCCATTGCCGACGAAGACCTGCGTACACAGTTCCTCCGCTTGGCGGCCGTGTGTCTGGGCCGCGGTTGCGGGTAGGCGTCACTCCCGCTGCGCGCTGCGGCGGTGATAGATGCACGACCCTGAGGCCAACGGTAAAATCCTACCTGCTTGGCCACATCTTGCGCGGTAGCTTCACCTCCACCCGTCTGGGGCGGGCAAAGTCATACGCTTTCATGTTTCTTTGCGCTGTTTGCCACTACGCGCTGGATGACGAGCTGCGGGTTGACCCCTCCACGATGTCGCGCTTGTCGCGCGACTTGCTCCATCTCAATCTACCGTACTGGGATGAGCAGGAGGGCATCTGCCGGGACTGTTTTGACCGCTTCGCGCATGCGCGCGCACGAGTCAGTCTGTATCTGCCCTCAGCCGACGGGGCGGCGCTCCCTCGCTTCAAAATCCTTCCGACGCCATTACGGTTGGGCGCGAGTCCGCGCTATACGGGACGCGGCGTCACCATCGCATTTCTCGATTCCGGCTTTTATGCTCACCCAGACATTACCCAGCCAGTCAACCGCATTCTGCACTACCACAACATCCTGACGCGCCGCGCCAACCCAGCCGAGTTATCCACGCCGGATGAATCCAGTTGGCACGGTTTGATGACTTCGGTTGTGGCGGCGGGGAATGGCTTTCTCTCTAAGGGGCTGTACCGTGGGATCGCCTCTAGCGCCAAACTGGTACTGGTCAAGGTCGGCACAACGCGCCGGATTTACCACGACGACATTCGGCGCGGCCTGGATTGGGTGTATCGCAACCGTGAACGCTTTGGCATCCGTATCGTCAACCTGTCGTGCGGCGGCGACTATGAGGCGTCCTACCTTGAAGATGCCCTCTCCCAGTCAGCCGAACGACTGGTCAAAGCCGGTGTCGTCGTGGTGGCGGCCAGCGGCAATGCCGGACACCAAGCGGAACATCCGGTGCTGCCGCCCGCTAGCGCTCCGTCAGTCATCGCCGTCGGCGGCTTCGACGACAAGAATACGCTTGACCCCAACGAACACGATGTCTACCACTCCAGCTACGGCGTCACGCCCGACGGTCTTCAGAAGCCGGAAGTCATTGCGCCCAGCATTTGGATTGCTGCACCGATTTTGCCAGGCACGCCGACGGCCCAGCAGGCCGCACTCTACGAAAAGCTCACGCACGCGCCGGACAGCGAACTCAAGTCGCTTCTAGCGCAGCACGCCGGCATTGATCCTGAATTGGACGCGGCCGCCCACCTTGAGCCGTACCAACTCCGTCTTCTTGTGGAAGGCAAAATGCGCAATGAGAAGGTCATCTCCGGCCACTACAAACACGTGGACGGCACCTCCTTCGCCGCGCCGATTGTCTCCTCGATTGTGGCGCAGATGCTGGAAGTCAACCCGCGCCTCACGCCACAGCAAGTCAAGCGAATTCTCATCCGTACAGCGCGGCGACTCCCAAACGTTGATCCCGACCGCCAAGGATGGGGCGTGGTCAACGCCCGGCTGGCGGTCGCCGCTGCCCTCAACGGGGGCGACACACCAAGGTTAGGGAACTACCTCCACCTCAACGGAGTTTGAGGGCGCGCTTTCATTGCCGAAAATATCTACCGCTGTCACGAAATACCGATAGAGCTTGCCGCCGATGCCGGTGCGATCCTGAAACGTCGTGCGCTGAATGGGCGTCGGCGTCAGCTTGATCGGCGGAGACGCCTTCCCTGGCTCGCTCTCAACCTCGCTCCGATAAATGAGATAGCCGCGCAGGTCGGTTTCCGTATTCGCCGGAAAAAACAAATTCACCAACCCGGCAGCCGAAGCGCCGGTTACATTGGTTGGCGCGGCCGGTGGGAAGGTGTCTACTGGGCGCACCTGCAACGGCGGTGTGTCCTGACTTTCAATCAGTTCGCCGCGAACAAGGCTGACCGCCCGCACAACGTACTCGTACGTTTCCCCAAACACAAAGTCAGTATCGGCGAAGGTTGGAGCGGTCAACGGCACGTCATTGCGCCGCGAGAGCACTCCACCGTCCGTTCGCCGCCGATAGACATTGAACTGCACATCGGCGGCTGGCGAGCCGTCGAGGTTGCTGGTGGGCGGGCGCCACGTTAGGCGCACGGCGTCCTGCGTGACTTCGGCGCGCAGTTCGTCGGGTGGTTGCGCAACAGCCGCCGCCGGATAAACGACGGCATAACTCGACAACGGAGACGGCCGCCCCTGGGCGTCCACCAAGCGCACGGCGTACCGAATCCGTCGGCCGGACCAACCGGCGTCTTGCGGGTCAAATCGGTCAGTGTAGGTTACCGACACAGCCGCCGCCAACGCCGCCTCATCAAGGAAGCCGATCAGCCGCGCCTCGCGCAGGAAAAC is a genomic window containing:
- a CDS encoding NADP-dependent isocitrate dehydrogenase, which encodes MKFHITEDGKKLVTLIPGDGIGPECIAATRRIIEAAGAAVAWEERAAGASVFQQGVPSGVLPETIESITKTRVVLKGPLETPVGFGEKSANVTLRKLFETYGNIRPVREMPGVVTPFTGRRLDLVVVRENVEDLYAGIEHMQTPGVAQCLKLISRKGCEKVVRLAFELARSEGRTRVHCATKSNIMKQTEGMLKRTFEAIAPEYPDIEANHIIIDNCAHQLVKRPEQFDVIVTTNMNGDIISDLTSGLIGGLGFAPSANIGSEVAIFEAVHGSAPKYAGKDVINPTAVLLSGVMMLRHLGEFEAAAKIEHALLVTLEQGILTRDVVGDEKAVGTRAFTDAIIANLGKKSENWRVRDYKPLQMPVFPSTPDVVKVEVRRTVGADLFVETGQLPEQLGPALEALAEGTALKLKMISNRGTKVYPSVGAMTDCVDHYRCRFIGRDAASDVTDAQILELVQRIGAQYRWMHIEKLQEFNGEAGYTKAQGED
- a CDS encoding DUF721 domain-containing protein, with protein sequence MESIARLIPDVIKFADGQADVVSAACCAAWGLAVGDATLKVSRAITLTDRTLTVAVQDARWKRQLEALAPQILFRLNSILRQPLVTRIHLVVDRRFVARTPSRAASPLPAAMRPELLPEEIVAGAQAIADEDLRTQFLRLAAVCLGRGCG
- a CDS encoding S8 family serine peptidase translates to MFLCAVCHYALDDELRVDPSTMSRLSRDLLHLNLPYWDEQEGICRDCFDRFAHARARVSLYLPSADGAALPRFKILPTPLRLGASPRYTGRGVTIAFLDSGFYAHPDITQPVNRILHYHNILTRRANPAELSTPDESSWHGLMTSVVAAGNGFLSKGLYRGIASSAKLVLVKVGTTRRIYHDDIRRGLDWVYRNRERFGIRIVNLSCGGDYEASYLEDALSQSAERLVKAGVVVVAASGNAGHQAEHPVLPPASAPSVIAVGGFDDKNTLDPNEHDVYHSSYGVTPDGLQKPEVIAPSIWIAAPILPGTPTAQQAALYEKLTHAPDSELKSLLAQHAGIDPELDAAAHLEPYQLRLLVEGKMRNEKVISGHYKHVDGTSFAAPIVSSIVAQMLEVNPRLTPQQVKRILIRTARRLPNVDPDRQGWGVVNARLAVAAALNGGDTPRLGNYLHLNGV
- a CDS encoding fibronectin type III domain-containing protein, translated to MQLGLVWSGLAAVVGGFGCAKVGPPVPPPRFTLAAAGDLTVTQYGEQIVLRFTRPARAVRAEVLRRVEPRDAPPALPEDVFLREARLIGFLDEAALAAAVSVTYTDRFDPQDAGWSGRRIRYAVRLVDAQGRPSPLSSYAVVYPAAAVAQPPDELRAEVTQDAVRLTWRPPTSNLDGSPAADVQFNVYRRRTDGGVLSRRNDVPLTAPTFADTDFVFGETYEYVVRAVSLVRGELIESQDTPPLQVRPVDTFPPAAPTNVTGASAAGLVNLFFPANTETDLRGYLIYRSEVESEPGKASPPIKLTPTPIQRTTFQDRTGIGGKLYRYFVTAVDIFGNESAPSNSVEVEVVP